The Kazachstania africana CBS 2517 chromosome 8, complete genome genome contains a region encoding:
- the HSP10 gene encoding Hsp10p (similar to Saccharomyces cerevisiae HSP10 (YOR020C); ancestral locus Anc_5.607): protein MSTLLKSAKSIVPLMDRVLVQRIKAEAKTASGLFLPEKNVSKLNQATVLAVGPGFTDANGTKVVPQVKAGDQVLIPQFGGSTVKLNNDDEVILFRDSEILAKINES from the coding sequence ATGTCCACATTGTTGAAATCTGCAAAATCAATTGTACCTTTAATGGACCGTGTCTTAGttcaaagaattaaagCCGAAGCAAAAACTGCATCTGGTTTATTCTTACCTGAAAAGAACGTTTCAAAGTTAAATCAAGCCACTGTCTTAGCTGTCGGTCCAGGTTTCACTGATGCTAACGGCACAAAGGTTGTCCCACAAGTTAAAGCTGGTGATCAGGTTTTAATCCCACAATTTGGTGGCTCCACTGTCAAATTGAACAACGATGATGAGGTTATTTTATTCAGAGATTCTGAAATTTTGGccaaaataaatgaatcCTGA
- the PRP3 gene encoding U4/U6-U5 snRNP complex subunit PRP3 (similar to Saccharomyces cerevisiae PRP3 (YDR473C); ancestral locus Anc_5.608): MPPKKDDKRGLKTELHPALRSSNFTLIKEQQREVNPYLATSAKNSTPYRHKLLRFHKPGEVSAIIERQREERKTEDIKRRQDALRLQELDKKRNEEEKLKILSGELPDLSIGEDKFLKNSNDIPDTVEWWDKIYLDQTFNILQKYEDETYNSDDEDEDDETPSISYVQHPIPIKVHDIRVPSKVYLTKKEQKKLRREKRKLKREEIETKIKLGLQPKPEPKVKVSNMMNVLESNQNITDPTSWEKTVKEQQEERKRKHYEMNEKRHEEAIKKRKALHNNQTLTSAYNSTMNNCCKIYWFKNVQNPRIRFKLKANSKQLSLRGACLRVKDEGSGIIIVIGEEKNCNFYDKLVMKRIKWDESFEDKSDKTGNIIAMTGNYVKKVWEGYLDFEVIKFPRGWFMKVCETEEALKSTLQQFNAESFCNFLIE; this comes from the coding sequence ATGCCACCAAAGAAGGATGACAAACGTGGCTTGAAGACGGAGTTACACCCTGCCTTGCGATCTTCGAATTTTACCTTGATTAAAGAGCAACAGCGTGAAGTAAATCCATATTTAGCAACTTCAGCGAAGAATTCAACGCCATACAGGCATAAGTTATTAAGATTTCATAAGCCAGGTGAAGTCAGTGCTATTATTGAACGTCAAAGAGAGGAAAGAAAGACTGAGGATATCAAAAGGCGACAAGATGCATTAAGACTACAAGAGCTCGATAAAAAGAggaatgaagaagaaaagttgaaaattttgtcagGCGAACTGCCTGATCTGAGTATAGGAGAAGATAAGTTCCTCAAGAATAGTAATGATATCCCTGATACAGTTGAATGGTGGGACAAAATCTATTTGGATCAAacttttaatattttacaaaagtATGAGGATGAAACCTACAattctgatgatgaagatgaagatgacgagACCCCTTCCATATCCTATGTCCAGCATCCAATACCTATAAAAGTCCATGATATACGTGTGCCATCTAAAGTGTATTTGACTAAGAAAGAACAGAAAAAGCTGAGgagagagaaaagaaagttgAAAAGGGAAGAAATCGAAACTAAAATCAAATTAGGCCTTCAACCAAAACCTGAACCAAAAGTCAAAGTAAGTAATATGATGAATGTTTTAGAAAGTAACCAAAATATAACGGATCCAACTAGTTGGGAAAAAACAGTGAAAGAGCAACAAGAGGAGAGAAAAAGGAAGCATTATGaaatgaatgaaaaaaGGCATGAGGAAGCCATTAAAAAACGTAAAGCATTGCATAATAATCAAACTCTAACTTCTGCTTATAATTCTACCATGAATAACTGTTGTAAAATATACTGGTTCAAAAATGTACAAAATCCAAGGATAAGATTCAAGTTAAAGGCCAATAGCAAACAATTGTCCCTACGTGGGGCATGTCTGCGTGTTAAAGACGAAGGTTCTGgcataattattgttattggagaagaaaaaaattgtaactTCTATGACAAATTGGTTATGAAAAGGATTAAATGGGATGAAAGCTTTGAGGATAAATCGGACAAGACAGGAAATATTATAGCTATGACAGGGAACTATGTGAAAAAAGTTTGGGAAGGATACTTGGATTTTGAGGTCATTAAATTCCCCAGAGGCTGGTTTATGAAAGTGTGTGAAACAGAAGAGGCATTGAAAAGCACGTTGCAACAATTCAATGCTGAGAGTTTCtgtaattttttgatcGAATAG
- the LEC1 gene encoding Lec1p (similar to Saccharomyces cerevisiae YPR097W; ancestral locus Anc_3.408), translated as MTDFQPFSPIEEHYLKRELLRIQLQKELEELNNPLALRNFGYPFTQDDPKIVAKSLHTSPIKRTISHVTRSPSKKIQEEQSDIVRNCNTTEFPMLSYIVQEFIMSFPLFARNLSIDESFWQTKVQIFFEHFMTLGFSDSMDREQSTKRKKIGQKLNKIVLLLFNSGIGTRHEGIYYSQDKFTLENENVRKRSKVEDFAIPTKETLQKLVTTEPMFINGWDINIVAVIPESSMLSYKGKTKKNSSKPSVTSSFPMKSFSSTSKWMKNAFNVSNSPTALLSKLSLTGTTTRTTTSKKRHYRYLIKVRSTEHKETIIYVAKSYQDLKQLSHDLKSIYPGKKFPRLPHKTKKSVSVVTAPDYGVVINNMNNKVPSTPVERIINSFETETMSLQSSSNKSTSSLQESYSQPLTKTNSQSMPDLNEPLAKVETDEKEQQEREEREEEDEEEFDDDDDDDDESDKDSIFHDVSDQKTSCLAHEKMRTSLRQYLRTLSKDKEVSESHVFQEFLSSHVANETEFNNEIKEDIKNRELVDINNLENQLKFQRLALEKSLKLQDSMKEFKASLLKDDAYLLSLMVELKTKNKISELSALPRGFIEWSKIYLSSIIYQLFLGNDNSYGFYTQIRRLHKLMPYKIMEQIMRFTNPMIIMKNMMDLFMAQPFGGQSLLQTMFSTILTDDLKSQKHIIKKLEDNILKNDDAEYARLIITCLKNTIFQIEKPSSDQIIDMGLIHEESETLGMPIVLLILMKSAEKKIILPEAVDELIESYSLWKIKGREIDSHSLYFQHIKELFQLYIKEHDKRLMRQLWQDPELSQLLKATISLIYEPMIKIFKVARIDVALKNFQRFMDDLIKLMDDIINGQVGTSTQFSIIDSINNLVTKHQDSFFDFVHDVYINDTEGIFEGFVTWIAKIIKFLQVSKFGRDEERIDFNSLLSAEVGRIDVPLLRKQVDEVINKKLEARKLYSKLLDLKIESDPNLNNDHANKVLERKWEQVNSMVIPKGTITFGVHDSELVDLDLDVADYDYLQKEGEIQLEQKYEKLLNQNSSTEEIQKVRSLFFEDCLRKVLKPLD; from the coding sequence ATGACAGATTTTCAACCGTTCTCTCCCATTGAGGaacattatttgaaaagagaattaCTAAGAATCCAGTTACAGAAGGAACTGGAAGAACTTAATAATCCATTAGCATTACGCAACTTTGGCTATCCATTCACACAAGATGATCCCAAAATTGTGGCTAAATCTTTGCATACTTCCCCTATCAAGAGGACAATAAGTCATGTAACCAGATCACCTTCGAAAAAGATACAAGAAGAGCAAAGTGACATCGTTAGGAATTGCAACACTACTGAGTTTCCCATGCTGTCTTATATCGTACAAGAATTCATAATGTCGTTTCCATTATTTGcaagaaatttatcaattgatGAGTCCTTTTGGCAGACCAAAgttcaaatattcttcGAGCATTTTATGACTCTAGGTTTCAGTGATAGTATGGACAGGGAACAATCAacgaagagaaaaaaaattggccaaaaattaaataagaTAGTGTTACTCTTGTTCAACTCAGGTATTGGTACAAGACACGAAGGTATTTATTACAGCCAAGATAAGTTTACCTTAGAAAATGAGAACGTCAggaaaagatcaaaagtAGAAGACTTCGCCATTCCAACAAAGGAAACTTTACAAAAACTCGTTACCACTGAGCCAATGTTTATTAACGGATGGGATATTAATATTGTCGCAGTAATACCTGAATCATCAATGCTATCTTACAAAGGgaaaacaaagaagaacTCTTCAAAGCCATCTGTAACTTCCTCATTTCCAAtgaaatctttttcatcaacttcAAAATGGATGAAAAATGCCTTTAACGTCTCAAATTCGCCAACTGCACTCTTGTCAAAATTGTCGCTTACTGGGACTACTACTCGTACTACCACCTCCAAGAAAAGGCATTACCGCtatttgatcaaagttaGAAGTACTGAACATAAAGAAACGATTATTTATGTCGCTAAATCTTATCAGGACTTAAAGCAATTGTCTCATGATCTGAAAAGTATATATCCTGGTAAGAAATTTCCAAGATTACCGCATAAGACTAAAAAATCAGTTTCTGTGGTGACGGCGCCTGATTATGGGGTCGTTATAAACaatatgaataataaaGTGCCTTCCACCCCTGTGGAGCGGATTATAAACAGCTTTGAAACTGAAACTATGTCTTTGCAAAGCTCTAGTAACAAATCCACTAGTTCTTTACAAGAATCCTATTCTCAGCCACTAACGAAAACGAATTCACAAAGTATGCCAGATCTCAACGAACCTTTAGCAAAAGTAGAGACTGATGAAAAGGAACAACAAGAAAGAGAGGAAAGGGAGGAAGAGGATGAggaagaatttgatgatgacgatgatgacgatgacgaAAGTGATAAAGATAGCATATTTCATGATGTATCAGACCAGAAGACGAGTTGCCTAGCTCACGAGAAAATGAGAACATCTTTAAGACAGTATTTGAGAACGTTAAGTAAAGACAAAGAAGTATCAGAAAGTCATGTTTTCCAAGAGTTTTTGTCCAGTCACGTCGCTAATGAAACAGAGTTTAATAATGAGATAAAGGAGGATATAAAAAACAGGGAACTGGTCGATATTAACAATCTTGAAAATCAGTTAAAATTCCAAAGGCTAGCTTTGGAAAAATCCTTAAAATTACAAGACTCCATGAAGGAGTTTAAAGCTTCATTACTAAAAGATGATGCCTATTTGTTGTCATTAATGGTTGAGCTTAAaaccaaaaataaaatatctgAACTCTCAGCTTTACCAAGAGGTTTTATTGAATGGTCTAAAATTTACCTCTCTTCCATCATCTATCAACTCTTTTTGGGAAATGACAACAGTTATGGATTCTATACGCAAATCAGACGACTACATAAGTTAATGCCATATAAAATTATGGAACAGATTATGCGATTTACCAATCCtatgataataatgaaaaatatgatggATTTATTCATGGCTCAACCATTTGGTGGACaatctcttcttcaaaCAATGTTTTCCACCATTTTAACCGATGATTTGAAGAGTCAAAAGcatattattaaaaaactAGAAGATAACATCTTAAAAAATGACGATGCAGAATACGCAAGATTGATTATTACTTGTCTCAAAAACACAATTTTCCAGATTGAGAAACCTTCAAGTGATCAAATAATTGATATGGGTTTAATCCACGAAGAATCGGAGACATTAGGAATGCCGATTGTATTACttattttaatgaaaagtgctgaaaaaaagattatctTGCCAGAAGCAGTTGATGAATTGATAGAGTCTTACAGCCTTTGGAAAATAAAGGGAAGAGAGATTGATTCCCACAGCTTATATTTCCAACATATTAAAGAGCTTTTCCAATTGTATATCAAAGAACATGATAAACGATTGATGCGCCAATTATGGCAGGATCCAGAACTGTCACAATTATTAAAAGCAActatttctttaatttatGAAccaatgataaaaattttcaaggTTGCTAGAATAGATGTTGCCttaaagaattttcaaagatttatGGATGACCTAATCAAATTGATGGACGATATTATCAATGGACAAGTGGGTACCTCAACACAATTTAGCATCATCGACAGTATTAACAATCTAGTTACAAAACATCaagattcattttttgactTTGTCCACGATGTTTACATCAATGACACAGAAGGTATCTTTGAAGGTTTTGTTACTTGGATTGcgaaaataataaagttCTTACAAGTTAGTAAATTTGGACgagatgaagaaagaatagACTTTAATTCACTTTTATCTGCGGAAGTCGGAAGAATCGACGTACCCTTATTACGTAAACAAGTGGATGAAGTCATTAACAAAAAGTTGGAGGCAAGAAAACTGTATAGCAAATTGTTAGATcttaaaattgaatctgATCCAAATCTCAACAATGATCATGCAAATAAAGTgcttgaaagaaaatgggAACAAGTTAATTCTATGGTGATTCCGAAGGGCACGATTACCTTCGGTGTTCACGACAGTGAACTAGTGGATCTAGATCTGGATGTTGCCGATTACgattatttacaaaaggAAGGTGAGATTCAATTGGAACAGAAGTACGAGAAGCTATTAAATCAAAACAGCTCCACGGAggaaattcaaaaagtgAGATccttattttttgaagactGTTTGAGAAAGGTTCTCAAACCACTAGActaa
- the SYT1 gene encoding Arf family guanine nucleotide exchange factor SYT1 (similar to Saccharomyces cerevisiae SYT1 (YPR095C); ancestral locus Anc_3.407) encodes MNQSIASLIRNKVFKARKNLDIEGNSNTQSLPNLEKLSLSAEKPLPNEEEDDDDEDDDDDNDSPAEAIKIKKKNSKMMRIRNRMTSPELGFKNSKKHNEGELNEQEGQSYNRKVSSFFSKRRAISTSPSLGRPERFSHMEDDPLIQGTAYVESFPTVSRTPTASSVGSSARLFLNSSKRNTVASSSSLRFNLNMERHSDSFTDTTVDSRAQSSDHFTQIRTSDSLQDTGRRSTRQRSKTIDVADVRYRKHISNSEMILENSRPDNKSSVNDIIFQSRPKSSVTPTTFLPNKSYDSLKTSRVSTGSPHHDNSSTTLSNNKRSASIVNALSSLVSLRSTSRQLSTSKAAVVLGDLPEPPEPLESEGYNSYLERLSPYGKFIGFVLCARDNPFKLNCLRHFIRENFDVRNDSLDIALRKLLIFFELPKESQQIDRLLIEYSRNYYDSQSREHSDLNPWENENQVYFILYSLLVLHTDFYNPNNKNKMTKQEFVNLVSTDTYSNGNKFPIEILNYYYDNIISIESPKFEILSSENEIYSPKKLIREKKVLNNEMKFFEPINFTTNRPSSNSFSSFLQHSSLLTLSDDIDVYSNILNDTLENVSLHEQVERLIQFGLKEQITKGKPKYKKYYNILKEFKGAYLRIPKDFISKFSNLGSFEIASKSVNEDNEFIYAKIIQMGELCVFNKKSALNQFTNKNKYALLTTFGMLIYDSKRRTNDEFFTPELVKNDIVGESYYLIEIKPGFDFVPLDHLFAESNENEQDETNSETELAIWYNGNRIIWRCANTYEKNNWIDSINLLRCIYGCEFNFDCLSDTIIFKRDDTIANKLKTIGKQRLKEYKKLRRMKKVLILYGQCVPISLKTRNELIIQIKQQAVKINEIRNKIDKLSNDINIIDQIT; translated from the coding sequence ATGAACCAATCTATTGCATCTTTAATTAGGAATAAGGTGTTtaaagcaagaaaaaactTAGATATTGAAGGGAATAGTAACACACAGTCTTTACCCAATCTCGAGAAACTATCCCTAAGTGCTGAAAAGCCTCTACCcaacgaagaagaagatgatgatgatgaagacgacgatgatgataatgattcCCCTGCTGAGGCaataaaaatcaaaaagaaaaacagCAAGATGATGAGAATCAGGAATAGGATGACTTCACCTGAATTGGGTTTTAAAAATAGTAAGAAACATAATGAAGGCGAACTTAATGAACAGGAGGGCCAAAGTTACAACAGAAAGGTCTCGTCCTTTTTTTCGAAACGTAGAGCAATTTCGACTAGTCCGTCCTTGGGTCGCCCTGAAAGGTTCTCTCATATGGAAGACGACCCTTTGATACAAGGGACAGCATATGTTGAAAGCTTTCCTACCGTTTCCAGGACGCCTACAGCATCTTCAGTCGGTTCTTCGGCGAGATTGTTTCtcaattcatcaaagaGAAACACCGTAGcatcatcatcctcattaAGATTCAATTTGAACATGGAAAGACACTCTGATTCGTTTACAGATACTACAGTGGACTCAAGAGCGCAATCGTCCGATCATTTTACCCAGATACGTACTAGTGACTCTCTGCAAGATACCGGTAGAAGGTCAACCAGACAGCGGAGTAAGACTATTGACGTTGCTGATGTCAGGTACAGGAAACATATTTCCAATTCTGAAATGATCTTGGAAAACTCCAGACCGGATAATAAGTCATCGGTGaatgatataatttttcaatcaagACCAAAGAGTTCAGTTACACCTACTACTTTTTTACCGAATAAATCATATGACTCTTTAAAGACCTCCAGAGTATCGACTGGATCTCCCCATCATGATAACAGTTCTACAACTTtgtcaaataataaaagaagTGCTTCGATTGTTAATGCATTAAGTAGTTTGGTCAGTTTAAGGTCTACTTCGAGACAATTGTCCACAAGCAAGGCAGCTGTAGTTTTGGGTGACCTTCCAGAACCGCCTGAACCGCTCGAAAGCGAAGGATATAATAGCTATTTGGAAAGATTATCACCATATGGCAAATTCATTGGTTTTGTCCTTTGTGCAAGAGATAATCCATTCAAACTGAACTGTCTAAGACATTTCATAAGGGAGAATTTTGATGTTAGGAACGATTCGCTCGATATAGCACTAAGGAAATTACTGATTTTTTTCGAGTTACCAAAAGAGTCACAACAAATTGATAGATTATTGATTGAATATAGTAGAAACTATTATGATTCACAATCAAGAGAGCATAGTGACCTGAATCCGTGGGAAAATGAGAATCAAGtctattttattttatattctttattaGTTCTGCATACCGATTTCTACAATCCaaataacaaaaacaaaatgacAAAACAAGAATTTGTCAATCTTGTTTCTACTGATACATACTCAAATGGTAATAAATTCCCCATTGAAATACttaattattattatgacAACATTATAAGTATAGAGTcaccaaaatttgaaattttgtcctcagaaaatgaaatctaTTCCCCAAAGAAACTAATAAGGGAGAAAAAGGTGttgaataatgaaatgaaattttttgaaccGATCAATTTTACCACTAATAGACCATCCTCTAactcattttcttcatttctACAACATTCAAGTTTATTGACTTTATctgatgatattgatgtCTATTCAAACATTTTGAACGATACGTTAGAGAATGTGTCATTGCATGAGCAAGTTGAAAGACTAATACAATTTGGTCTCAAAGAGCAAATTACTAAAGGTAAACCCAAGTATAAAAAgtattataatattttgaaagagtTTAAAGGTGCGTATTTACGAATTCCAAAGGACtttatttccaaattttcaaatctggGCTCTTTTGAAATAGCAAGTAAATCAGTGAATGAAGACAACGAATTCATATATGCCAAGATAATCCAAATGGGCGAACTATGCGTTTTCAATAAGAAAAGTGCATTGAATCAATTTACAAATAAGAATAAGTATGCATTATTGACGACCTTCGGTATGCTTATTTACGATAGTAAAAGAAGGACCAACGATGAGTTCTTCACACCAGAACTAGTAAAGAATGATATAGTAGGAGAAAGctattatttgattgaaattAAGCCGGGATTTGACTTTGTGCCACTTGATCACTTATTTGCAGAAtccaatgaaaatgaacaGGATGAAACAAATAGCGAAACAGAATTGGCTATATGGTACAATGGCAATCGGATTATTTGGAGGTGTGCGAATActtatgaaaaaaataattggatTGACTCAATCAACCTATTGAGATGTATTTACGGCTGTGAGTTCAACTTCGATTGTTTAAGTGACACAATAATCTTTAAGAGGGACGATACAATAGCTAATAAACTTAAAACTATCGGAAAACAGAGATTGAAAGAGTATAAGAAGTTAAGACGAATGAAAAAAGTATTAATCCTTTATGGAC
- the SFM1 gene encoding protein-arginine N-methyltransferase SFM1 (similar to Saccharomyces cerevisiae YOR021C; ancestral locus Anc_5.605) yields MKYIIEHMDEGFSEWVILEYSQIIRDVGAKNLILSSLPESTTEKDIPEKLLSLGLQWTTKDLRHVEKDFATLKPMEHGRVCLLDPRATSDLQPAEVNDFDYFVFGGILGDHPPRDRTSELKRQYPELLVGRRLGDKQMTTDTAVRTTQLIVKKGINFENIKFIDYPEFRFNKYEATEMPFRYVLDSNNKPILPEGMLELIKRDSAQTLDDLL; encoded by the coding sequence ATGAAGTACATCATTGAGCATATGGACGAAGGTTTCAGCGAATGGGTTATTCTGGAGTATTCCCAAATAATAAGAGATGTTGGTGCTAAAAATTTAATCTTATCTTCTCTACCTGAAAGTACTACCGAGAAGGACATCCCAGAAAAGCTGCTATCACTAGGTTTACAATGGACAACTAAGGACCTTAGACACGTTGAGAAGGACTTCGCAACTTTGAAGCCAATGGAACATGGAAGGGTTTGTCTTTTAGATCCAAGAGCCACTTCAGATTTGCAACCTGCAGAAgtaaatgattttgattacTTCGTTTTCGGTGGCATTCTTGGAGATCATCCACCAAGAGATCGTACAAGCGAGTTAAAGAGGCAATATCCAGAACTTTTAGTGGGAAGAAGACTTGGAGACAAACAAATGACCACCGATACTGCTGTGAGAACCACACAACTTATAGTGAAGAAGGGGatcaactttgaaaatatcaaattcataGACTATCCAGAATTCAGGTTCAACAAGTATGAAGCAACCGAAATGCCATTTAGATACGTTCTCGATTCCAATAATAAGCCAATACTACCGGAAGGAATGCTCGAGCTAATAAAGAGGGATTCTGCCCAAACTTTAGATGACTTATTATAA